The Ovis canadensis isolate MfBH-ARS-UI-01 breed Bighorn chromosome 18, ARS-UI_OviCan_v2, whole genome shotgun sequence genome has a segment encoding these proteins:
- the CHRNB4 gene encoding neuronal acetylcholine receptor subunit beta-4 gives MRSALPLFLFSLVALCGRGDCRVANAEEKLMDDLLNKTRYNNLIRPATSSSQLISIMLHLSLAQLISVNEREQIMTTNIWLKQEWTDYRLAWNSSRYEGVNILRIPANRVWLPDIVLYNNADGTYEVSLYTNVVVRSNGSVLWLPPAICKSACKIEVKHFPFDQQNCSLKFRSWTYDHTEIDMVLKMPSASMDDFTPSGEWDIVALPGRRTVNPQDPSYVDVTYDFIIKRKPLFYTINLIIPCVLITSLAILVFYLPSDCGEKMTLCISVLLALTVFLLLISKIVPPTSLNIPLIGKYLMFTMVLVTFSIVSSVCVLNVHHRSPSTHTMAPWVKRCFLHKLPTFLFMKRPNSSPSRVPQSSQARLTKSEATTTTTTLAMGPTSSSNLYGNSMYFVNPGLAAPKSPAASDSAGVPRDFRLRSSGRFRQDVQEALEGVSFIAQHMKSDDLDQSVIEDWKYVAMVVDRLFLWVFVVVCVLGTVGLFLPPLFQTHTPSEGP, from the exons ATGAGAAGCGCTCTCCCTCTGTTCCTTTTCTCCCTGGTTGCCCTTTGCGGGCGAG GGGACTGTCGTGTGGCCAATGCAGAAGAGAAGCTCATGGACGACCTTCTGAACAAAACCCGCTACAACAACTTGATCCGCCCAGCCACCAGCTCCTCCCAGCTCATCTCCATCATGCTGCATCTCTCCCTGGCCCAGCTCATCAGCGTG AATGAGCGAGAACAGATCATGACCACCAACATCTGGCTGAAACAG GAATGGACAGACTACCGCCTGGCCTGGAACAGCTCCCGCTATGAGGGTGTGAACATCCTGAGGATCCCTGCAAATCGCGTCTGGCTGCCTGACATCGTGCTTTACAACAA CGCCGACGGGACCTACGAGGTGTCTCTCTATACCAACGTGGTGGTCCGCTCCAATGGCAGCGTCCTGTGGCTGCCCCCTGCCATCTGCAAGAGTGCCTGCAAGATCGAGGTGAAGCACTTCCCCTTCGACCAGCAGAACTGCTCCCTCAAGTTCCGCTCCTGGACGTACGACCACACGGAGATTGACATGGTCCTCAAGATGCCCTCGGCCAGCATGGATGACTTCACCCCCAGTGGCGAATGGGACATAGTCGCCCTCCCTGGGCGAAGGACAGTGAACCCGCAGGACCCCAGTTATGTGGACGTGACTTACGACTTCATCATCAAGCGCAAGCCGCTCTTCTACACCATCAACCTCATCATCCCCTGCGTGCTCATCACCTCCCTGGCCATCCTCGTCTTCTACCTGCCGTCCGACTGTGGCGAGAAGATGACGCTGTGCATCTCTGTGCTGCTGGCGCTCACCGTCTTCCTGCTGCTCATCTCCAAGATTGTGCCGCCCACCTCCCTCAACATACCGCTCATCGGCAAGTACCTCATGTTCACCATGGTGCTGGTCACCTTCTCCATCGTCAGCAGCGTCTGCGTGCTCAACGTGCACCACCGCTCACCGAGCACGCACACCATGGCGCCCTGGGTCAAGCGCTGCTTCCTACACAAGCTCCCCACCTTCCTCTTCATGAAGCGCCCCAACAGCAGCCCCTCTAGGGTCCCCCAGTCCAGCCAGGCTCGCCTGACCAAGTCTgaggccaccaccaccaccaccaccttggcCATGGGCCCCACCAGCTCGTCCAACCTCTATGGGAACTCCATGTACTTTGTGAACCCTGGCTTGGCAGCTCCCAAGTCTCCAGCGGCCTCAGACTCAGCGGGTGTCCCCAGAGATTTCCGGCTGAGGTCTTCTGGAAGGTTCAGGCAGGATGTGCAGGAGGCTTTAGAGGGCGTCAGCTTCATTGCCCAGCACATGAAGAGTGACGATCTGGACCAGAGT